Proteins encoded together in one Penicillium digitatum chromosome 1, complete sequence window:
- a CDS encoding Peroxin 23 has translation MAALDNLPWIDSMAPSSNAQDHGQSDSQPPTVAAFSPSTITGSALTSRQRSSVVVHRKSPLLVATPPAITRALAYSHPFLLPLNKLAGLLTWTSGDPWQSFLLVATFWSIVLYSDAIILRAGPILVVVALILGMYGRRFSPLSSTTSTGEKHKTKVAPDSSLRHQKSLDEIVETLRIFTIRCNILLEPLLDLTDFLSTQRTPTSATTKPALTALFIRILLVTPVWIGLTLPPFYIITTRRVVMAVGTIFLTYHSRPARVSRVILWRSRAVRRLCAAATGLSVADAPSSPQKAPAQAQGEKQGLNITTRRRRNNAGVRFTFVVYENQRRWLGIGWTYSLFPAERAPWTDEHMNEVNPKDSFELPDVQTGDAKWRWVDGSEWRIEGADNFSGKSDSKGSIGEGWIYYDNKWNDGRRGQDGWDRYTRRRKWYRDAELADLSPQLTQNGSGETISGITLALEKQKEQESDDSADSQSIAPFTPSKSNRRRWFISTNKEQTSPGGLSADTGRATGSNASKVVNKADASRPINIKISRKPSYIREGSVATSDSASLREKEIANSQDHLDQWSTRAAGGTERAEREWGLSDEVNMGLS, from the exons ATGGCAGCTTTAG ACAACCTTCCGTGGATAGACTCCATGGCACCCTCATCGAACGCACAAGATCACGGCCAGTCGGATTCTCAACCGCCGACGGTCGCTGCTTTCTCCCCATCGACGATTACCGGCTCGGCTCTGACCTCGCGCCAGCGCTCCAGTGTCGTTGTGCATCGCAAATCACCTCTCCTAGTGGCCACACCACCAGCTATCACTCGAGCCCTAGCCTACTCGCACCCGTTCCTACTTCCTCTAAATAAACTTGCTGGTCTTCTAACATGGACTTCTGGAGACCCGTGGCAGAGCTTCCTGCTGGTGGCCACCTTTTGGTCCATAGTGCTATATAGCGATGCCATCATTCTTCGTGCAGGACCGATCCTGGTCGTAGTCGCGTTGATCCTCGGCATGTATGGACGCCGTTTTTCGCCTCTGTCATCAACTACATCAACAGGTGAAAAGCACAAGACCAAAGTTGCCCCAGATAGCTCACTACGTCATCAAAAGAGTCTTGATGAAATTGTTGAGACACTTCGCATCTTCACAATCAGATGCAATATTCTCCTCGAGCCTCTGCTTGATCTCACGGATTTCCTATCAACGCAGCGTACGCCTACGTCGGCGACCACCAAACCTGCGCTGACAGCTCTGTTCATCCGCATCCTTTTAGTTACTCCTGTCTGGATCGGTCTAACTCTCCCTCCATTCTACATAATCACCACACGCCGGGTCGTCATGGCCGTCGGCACCATCTTTCTGACTTATCATTCTCGGCCCGCTAGAGTCTCGCGTGTCATTCTGTGGCGGTCTCGAGCCGTGCGTCGCCTATGTGCCGCAGCCACGGGACTCTCTGTCGCCGATGCCCCGAGCAGTCCACAAAAGGCCCCGGCCCAAGCCCAGGGCGAAAAGCAAGGCTTAAATATTACAACTCGGCGGCGCAGAAACAACGCGGGTGTGCGGTTCACGTTTGTTGTCTATGAGAATCAGCGCCGTTGGCTGGGTATCGGGTGGACTTACTCATTGTTCCCGGCAGAACGTGCTCCCTGGACCGACGAGCATATGAACGAGGTGAATCCCAAAGATTCATTCGAGTTGCCAGACGTTCAAACCGGAGATGCCAAATGGCGCTGGGTGGATGGAAGTGAATGGCGCATCGAAGGAGCGGACAACTTCAGTGGGAAATCAGACTCGAAGGGGTCAATCGGCGAAGGATGGATTTACTATGATAATAAG TGGAATGATGGTCGCCGCGGTCAAGATGGATGGGATCGCTATACCCGTCGACGCAAGTGGTACCGTGACGCTGAATTAGCGGACCTCTCACCTCAACTCACCCAGAATGGCTCTGGAGAAACCATTTCCGGAATCACGCTAGCCcttgaaaaacaaaaagaacaaGAGAGCGACGACAGCGCCGATTCACAAAGCATTGCGCCATTCACCCCCTCCAAATCCAATCGTCGGCGATGGTTCATCAGTACCAACAAGGAACAGACCTCCCCTGGTGGGTTGTCTGCTGATACTGGACGTGCAACGGGCTCAAATGCATCTAAAGTAGTCAACAAAGCAGACGCTTCGCGACCCATCAATATCAAAATTTCCCGCAAGCCGTCTTACATTCGCGAAGGAAGTGTGGCCACTAGTGACAGCGCCAGTTTGCGCGAGAAGGAGATTGCGAACTCGCAAGACCATCTCGATCAGTGGTCAACTCGAGCTGCGGGCGGGACAGAAAGAGCGGAAAGGGAATGGGGGCTCAGCGATGAGGTGAACATGGGGCTGAGTTGA
- a CDS encoding Fungal transcriptional regulatory protein, N-terminal yields the protein MNGLLLNGSTQSSSFTPRQPTSDPKKGRTRQSGTAWTRSGCVTCKKRRKACDKTKPSCNNCLKQGRTCEGYGSIWVEPLSPSAQVFSQTETSKRRRLSASSPSQFSSPAPSPSSGAWVKTRSSPAPGTSLGWSVPSSPWEYVPFEAAVIPFQDVEEYSPGPDIDLQSSVAMIPQHLGYTSHLSTHETHYLQYHMEQGSRLLANLESHDNPLRSTLIPRAMSSPLLMKAVCAISALHLANRSQGFGAHTAAVKYYSGTLNGLRTALDRFSAELFPDDAMLAVGLLCKYEIVRGSVKQWVVHLNALQRLIVSRGGFASMDRDAAEFLRGLFVYAHYMARICNHNCITCMDFSVDSDIGIPKLDIYIGYTEEILKLCARIAKLPSLQVDTLALRLSVASINESLLTWSHTSIPYIIPQGTSPATITRLQLVAECFRDAGFVYLHSIMERISRVYPDTSPTVGPGTTVNTQLEEIPSLSALDWVPLISTPKSVAVYRCLGRIETFPLGDHCEYSALTFPLFISGCESDNVLDREIVLRSLGKLQDNFGIGNVRRAKELLGFLWARQDANFDAQCVGMGEQKNVHWLDIVEELGWELILA from the exons ATGAATGGCCTTCTTTTGAATGGCTCAACGCAGTCGTCTTCCTTCACACCTCGCCAGCCCACTTCCGATCCGAAGAAGGGTAGGACACGGCAATCTGGCACGGCATGGACTCGCTCAGGATGTGTCACCTGCAAAAAAAGACGCAAGGCCTGTGATAAGACCAAACCAAG TTGCAACAATTGTCTCAAGCAAGGTCGGACATGCGAGGGCTATGGCTCTATATGGGTAGAGCCACTAAGTCCATCGGCACAGGTATTCTCGCAGACGGagacttcaaagcgccgaCGGCTCAGTGCATCCTCGCCGTCTCAATTTTCCTCGCCTGCGCCATCTCCGTCCTCGGGTGCATGGGTCAAGACTCGTTCATCTCCCGCGCCAGGGACTTCCCTGGGCTGGTCTGttccatcttctccttgggAATATGTACCATTTGAGGCGGCTGTCATTCCGTTCCAGGATGTAGAGGAATACAGTCCTGGCCCGGACATTGATTTGCAGAGCTCTGTCGCGATGATCCCACAGCATCTGGGATATACCAGCCATCTCTCAACACATGAGACTCACTACCTCCAGTATCACATGGAGCAGGGATCTCGACTGCTAGCAAATCTAGAGAGCCATGATAATCCCCTTCGGTCGACTCTGATTCCCAGGGCAATGTCATCACCTTTGCTGATGAAGGCCGTATGTGCCATCTCTGCTCTTCATCTAGCAAATCGCTCCCAGGGCTTTGGGGCGCATACTGCTGCAGTTAAATACTATAGTGGAACACTAAACGGACTCCGTACAGCTTTAGACAGATTTTCAGCGGAGTTGTTCCCTGACGATGCCATGCTGGCAGTTGGTCTACTATGCAAATACGAGATCGTGCGTGGTAGTGTTAAGCAATGGGTTGTTCATCTTAATGCATTGCAACGTCTGATCGTTTCCCGCGGTGGCTTTGCTTCAATGGATCGAGATGCAGCCGAGTTCCTGCGTGGACT ATTCGTATATGCTCATTACATGGCCCGGATCTGCAATCATAACTGCATCACTTGTATGGATTTTTCTGTCGACAGTGACATCGGTATTCCAAAATTGGACATATACATTGGGTACACGGAGGAAATCCTCAAGTTATGTGCGCGCATCGCAAAGCTGCCTTCCCTCCAAGTCGATACGTTAGCTCTTCGACTCAGCGTTGCATCCAT AAACGAATCCCTCCTCACCTGGTCTCACACCTCAATCCCCTACATAATTCCCCAAGGGACATCACCAGCAACCATAACTCGACTTCAACTCGTAGCTGAATGTTTCCGCGACGCAGGATTTGTCTATCTCCACTCAATCATGGAGCGCATTAGCAGAGTATATCCAGATACTTCTCCCACCGTCGGCCCTGGTACCACTGTCAACACCCAGCTAGAGGAGATCCCATCTCTCTCGGCACTAGACTGGGTTCCCCTCATCTCCACGCCGAAAAGTGTCGCAGTCTACCGCTGTCTTGGCCGCATTGAAACTTTCCCGCTGGGTGACCACTGCGAGTATTCGGCGCTCACGTTCCCGCTCTTTATATCCGGGTGTGAGAGTGATAACGTCTTGGATAGAGAGATTGTACTTCGTTCATTGGGCAAGCTACAGGATaactttgggattgggaatGTTAGGCGTGCAAAGGAGTTATTGGGGTTCTTGTGGGCGAGGCAGGATGCTAATTTTGATGCTCAGTGTGTTGGGATGGGTGAGCAGAAAAATGTGCATTGGTTGGACATTGTCGAGGAgctggggtgggaattgaTTCTTGCTTAG
- a CDS encoding BIG/ATPase V1 complex, subunit S1 → MHLSRFGLLTIGAAAVNAFRDTSPFFLASTSEILTNSAYIQTGTSLLENLSSSLSTCPSDYYVVVYQPGVHSSDFSTRKSAPRLGAKMLGKDSSIRSKMSINEVVGMVEPKDIKTLLKTKCKTQTTAVDASSGSYPSSFEKGPRIIDVEFPMLSLDSDRAQQLSGFDGFLADVIERLPSSSKYTIIYITSPREFPETDSVIYDASGDSYQDSLHMELRRDYSAHGSASDSSGNSTSLFEEYQYFTPGIFMGLMATFLFLAILYIGISALSSLEIPYAAFEKDTSAAVQKKAQ, encoded by the exons ATGCATCTCAGCAGGTTTGGGCTATTGACCATTGGCGCTGCTGCTGTAAATGCTTTCAGAGATACTTCGCCATTCTTCCTCGCCTCAACTTCTGA GATCCTGACGAACTCCGCCTACATTCAGACTGGAACTTCCCTCCTCGAAAACCTTTCCTCATCTCTCAGTACCTGTCCGTCAGATTACTATGTTGTCGTGTACCAGCCTGGCGTGCACAGTTCCGACTTCTCTACGCGCAAGTCAGCACCCCGCTTGGGTGCGAAGATGCTCGGGAAGGACAGCTCGATCCGGTCCAAAATGAGCATTAACGAGGTCGTTGGCATGGTTGAACCAAAGGATATCAAAACCCTTTTGAAGACGAAGTGCAAGACCCAGACTACCGCCGTCGACGCTTCGT CTGGATCGTACCCCTCCTCCTTTGAGAAGGGCCCTCGGATTATTGATGTTGAATTTCCCATGCTTTCCCTGGACTCGGATCGCGCGCAGCAACTTTCTGGATTCG ATGGTTTCCTTGCCGATGTCATTGAGCGACTTCCTTCCTCATCCAAGTACACTATTATCTACATAACCTCGCCGAGAGAGTTCCCCGAAACGGATTCCGTTATCTACGACGCCTCTGGGGATTCGTACCAAGATTCACTCCACATGGAGCTAAGGCGCGACTACTCCGCGCATGGCAGCGCCTCGGACTCGTCAGGCAATTCCACCTCTCTCTTTGAAGAGTATCAATACTTTACTCCAG GTATTTTCATGGGACTTATGGCTACCTTCCTGTTCCTCGCGATTTTGTATATTGGCATCAGTGCCCTAAGCAGCCTCGAAATTCCCTATGCTGCATTTGAGAAGGACACTTCAGCTGCTGTGCAAAAGAAAGCACAGTGA
- a CDS encoding Protein required for cell viability Rrp17, putative, giving the protein MGPKDLKKRKIVAGPKVEEVNFDSESRQEWLTGFHKRKVQRAKHAQENAAKRYKEEKREARKKIREDRKKDFEQAMAEHKAVLKRMKEDAGDLGEMEGEKEEEDWEGIEEPPAVDYEAEYIDEDKYTTVTVEEMDASREGLLKAAKGEDSENEEEKKYPVESEADTKAKKRKPRSAASEAARKKKRNFRYETKVERRQTMLKQRSVKAKKAKARKGAEE; this is encoded by the exons ATGGGCCCCAAGGATTTGAAAAAGCGCAAAATTGTTGCCGGGCCTAAAGTTGAGGAGGTCAATTTCGACAGCGAGTCCCGACAGGAATGGTTGACTGGGTTTCACAAACGCAAGGTGCAACGCGCTAAGCATGCGCAAGAAAATGCTGCCAAGAGATacaaagaggagaagagagaagcacGAAAAAAG ATTCGAGAGGATCGCAAGAAAGACTTCGAACAGGCAATGGCGGAGCATAAAGCAGTACTCAAGCGCATGAAGGAGGACGCCGGGGATCTCGGCGAAATGGAAGGCGAgaaagaggaggaagattgGGAGGGAATTGAAGAGCCTCCAGCGGTGGACTACGAAGCCGAGTACATCGATGAGGACAAATACACAACAGTCACGGTTGAAGAAATGGATGCATCCCGTGAGGGTCTGCTCAAGGCTGCCAAGGGGGAGGACTCAGAGaatgaggaagagaaaaaatATCCGGTCGAGTCGGAGGCCGACACAAAGGCTAAGAAGAGAAAGCCCCGGAGTGCAGCCTCAGAAGCAgccaggaagaagaagaggaactTCCGCTACGAGACCAAGGTTGAGCGCAGGCAAACAATGTTAAAGCAACGGTCTGTGAAAGCAAAGAAAGCGAAGGCGCGAAAGGGGGCAGAGGAATGA
- a CDS encoding vacuolar membrane protein KLLA0F03465g, protein MRVLPQGLGKAKPSFLLLLFLVIAIAAQVFAVPADTALTDTDAAKTTDDPSTTSGVRETTTSSTTSKSTSSSTTSTFSSSSSSSSTSTTMDTTTSSSSSSTMSGGSTTTSSVSTTTKSSTSSSTTANGAIVTIPPIANAPYMQESNAPEGTVFIAVGAALGLIGLTLLAWRAMVAWSVNRSVRRAAIIHASESKRLLRGSRKKRSAPYSAAPTVDVSLDKLAAATRASYKPKRVPSTSSGLFFSPTAGGPTGPHHNRNATGSTGNRGSTYLPAGYYAAAGGSNPAPSGEPPYSPTAGLSSPHLSPAGVYHDSRNQRHSYAGGASTSSLNLNQAPQGRAPSAYLEDLFESHAPHSSDSGPR, encoded by the coding sequence ATGCGAGTTCTGCCGCAAGGGCTTGGGAAAGCCAAGCCATCATTCCTCCTACTGCTGTTTCTTGTCATCGCTATCGCTGCTCAAGTATTTGCTGTGCCGGCGGACACAGCACTAACGGATACCGATGCCGCTAAGACCACCGACGATccctccaccacctctgGCGTGAGGGAGACCACCACTTCATCAACCACTTCCAAATCGACGTCAAGTTCTACCACCAGTACcttctcctcatcttcctcctcttcttctacaAGCACAACCATGGATACAAccacttcctcctcttcctcatccACGATGTCTGGCGGCAGCACAACAACATCATCCGTCTCCACGACAACGAAATCATCAACATCCTCCTCCACCACAGCCAACGGCGCTATCGTGACAATTCCACCAATAGCCAACGCCCCATATATGCAAGAGAGCAATGCTCCAGAAGGCACGGTGTTCATCGCGGTCGGCGCGGCGCTAGGGCTGATCGGCCTAACTCTGCTCGCATGGCGCGCAATGGTCGCGTGGTCCGTAAACCGATCAGTGCGACGCGCCGCCATAATTCACGCCTCAGAATCCAAGCGCCTCCTACGTGGCAGCAGAAAGAAGCGATCGGCTCCCTACTCCGCCGCCCCGACGGTCGACGTTTCCCTCGACAAACTCGCCGCTGCCACTCGCGCAAGCTACAAGCCCAAACGGGTCCCGAGCACGAGCAGTggtcttttcttttcgcCTACTGCAGGTGGTCCTACTGGACCGCACCACAATCGGAACGCTACAGGAAGTACGGGAAATCGCGGCTCAACATACCTACCTGCTGGATActacgctgctgccggtggcTCCAACCCCGCGCCAAGTGGAGAACCTCCATACTCGCCCACCGCTGGCCTCTCGTCGCCTCACCTGTCTCCTGCTGGTGTCTACCATGATTCGCGTAATCAGCGCCACTCTTATGCGGGTGGTGCCTCAACGAGTTCCTTAAACCTGAACCAGGCGCCGCAGGGTCGTGCCCCTAGCGCGTACCTTGAGGATTTGTTTGAGAGCCATGCTCCTCACAGCTCTGATTCTGGTCCTCGGTAG
- a CDS encoding Tropomyosin, putative, giving the protein MDKIKERMVALRAEADEAHELIDELKAKVKTLEQENLSKEQEITSLNHRNQLLEEDVEKAETALKEAKDAASQSLQHDTQNEALQRRVQLLEEEAEENDKTLRETNEKLRQTDIKAGHYERKVQALEEQHAKLEQRYEDAIKEHSTVKKELDDLASQMADI; this is encoded by the exons ATGGACAAGATCAAGGAG CGCATGGTCGCCCTCCGTGCGGAGGCTGATGAGGCTCACGAGCTCATCGATGAGCTCAAGGCCAAGGTCAAGACCTTGGAACAAGAGAACTTGTCTAAGGAACAAGAGATCACATCGCTCAACCACCGCAACCAGCTTCTAGAGGAGGATGTTGAGAAGGCAGAGACCGCCCTCAAGGAGGCTAAGGATGCTGCCAGCCAGAGCCTCCAGCATGACACTCAAAACGAGGCCCTGCAGCGACGGGTGCAGCTCCTTGAGGAGGAGGCCGAGGAGAATGACAAGACCTTGCGGGAAACAAACGAGAA ACTCCGCCAAACCGATATCAAGGCTGGTCACTACGAGCGGAAGGTGCAGGCTCTCGAGGAGCAACACGCCAAGCTGGAGCAAAGATATGAGGATGCGATCAAGGAGCACAGCACTGTGAAGAAGGAGCTTGACGATCTTGCATCCCAGATGGCCGATATCTAA
- a CDS encoding Copper amine oxidase has product MVTNYGPHPFDPIKPEEIKLAVRILEATFPGVSLRYKRIDVNEPIKKNVIAHIEAERLRRPLPPPPARLLYVLFHRLDTGAFYKAILNAGKRTIVYAKELPKEVQGPIDIDEITGIEEMCMKHPAVLAEIEKLQLPAGITVCNDPWMYGTDSGNEDRRLFQCFMYMVEVDHPQNNHYSLPCKFSPVFDGLTHELIRMDYLPGGADFETTSTQPWKPVKTVQYAHDLLNEPLRTDLKPYIVQQPEGPSFSVDGYSVYWQKWRFRVGFNAREGLIIYNVTYDNRNVFYRLAISEMTVPYGDPRAPYHRKQAFDVGDTGFGMNANQLALGCDCLGHIKYFDGYRNDSKGNPLQLKNVICMHEQDNGLQHKHTNYRSGAATVVRNRQLVLQMICTVANYEYIFNYIFDQAANVELEVRATGILSTVPFDNENGETVPWGTNVGPGVMAPFHQHMFSLRIDPAIDGFKNTIYYEDSVPMPEDEKNPYLVGYTSESTVMRTAGTANTSVDRHRVFKIRNDNITNPITHRPIAYKLMAAPSQMLLVSKNAHGFRRAEFGTKPIWVTKYQDDELYAAGEFTNQSRRAEGVETWVRRKDNVENEDVVLWHTFGLTHNPRIEDFPVMPMERISIMLKPDGFFNKNPALDVPQSSQMFNKSSLHPEELPAACCAGASSAGSKAKLYKRVG; this is encoded by the exons ATGGTGACCAACTACGGCCCGCACCCATTTGATCCAATAAAACCAGAGGAGATTAAGCTCGCCGTGCGCATCCTTGAGGCGACCTTCCCGGGCGTCTCTTTGCGCTACAAGCGTATTGATGTCAATGAGCCTATCAAGAAGAATGTTATCGCACATATCGAAGCAGAGCGTCTACGGCGACCACTGCCCCCACCTCCGGCCCGTCTTCTCTATGTGCTGTTCCACCGCCTGGACACCGGCGCATTTTACAAAGCTATCCTCAATGCCGGCAAGCGTACCATTGTCTATGCCAAGGAGCTTCCCAAAGAGGTTCAG GGTCCCATTGATATCGATGAAATTACCGGAATCGAAGAGATGTGCATGAAGCACCCTGCGGTATTGGCAGAGATCGAGAAATTGCAACTACCCGCGGGCATCACTGTCTGTAACGACCCTTGGATGTATGGCACAGATAGTGGTAACGAGGATCGACGGCTCTTTCAATGCTTCATGTACATGGTCGAAGTGGATCACCCCCAGAACAATCACTACTCTCTGCCTTGCAAATTCTCACCGGTATTTGACGGTCTAACTCATGAGTTGATCCGTATGGACTACCTACCCGGCGGTGCTGATTTTGAGACTACCTCTACCCAGCCTTGGAAGCCTGTCAAGACAGTTCAGTACGCGCATGACCTCTTGAACGAGCCCCTTCGCACCGACCTCAAGCCCTACATCGTACAACAGCCCGAGGGTCCTTCATTCTCGGTGGATGGTTACTCAGTCTACTGGCAGAAGTGGCGCTTCAGGGTCGGTTTCAACGCTCGCGAAGGCTTGATCATCTACAACGTTACATATGACAACAGAAACGTCTTTTATCGTTTGGCTATTTCTGAGATGACTGTTCCCTATGGAG ATCCTCGAGCCCCCTACCACCGCAAGCAGGCGTTTGATGTTGGTGACACTGGCTTTGGTATGAATGCCAATCAGTTGGCTCTTGGATGTGACTGTCTCGGCCATATCAAGTATTTTGATGGTTACCGCAACGACTCCAAAGGAAACCCACTGCAGCTGAAGAATGTAATTTGCATGCACGAACAAGATAACGGTTTGCAGCACAAGCACACTAACTACCGGTCCGGTGCTGCTACCGTGGTGCGCAACCGCCAGTTGGTTCTGCAGATGATCTGCACTGTGGCCAACTATGAGTATATCTTCAACTACATCTTTGATCAAGCCGCCAATGTTGAGTTAGAAGTCCGGGCCACCGGCATTCTTTCCACCGTCCCGTTCGACAACGAGAATGGTGAAACCGTCCCATGGGGTACTAACGTTGGTCCTGGTGTTATGGCCCCCTTCCACCAGCATATGTTCTCCCTGCGAATTGACCCTGCTATTGATGGATTCAAGAACACCATCTACTATGAAGACAGCGTCCCTATGCCAGAGGACGAGAAGAACCCCTACCTTGTGGGCTATACCTCTGAGTCAACGGTGATGCGCACGGCAGGCACAGCGAACACCAGCGTTGACCGCCACCGTGTCTTCAAAATCCGCAACGACAACATTACCAACCCAATCACCCATAGGCCTATTGCATACAAGCTGATGGCTGCTCCCAGCCAAATGCTTCTGGTCAGCAAGAATGCCCACGGCTTCCGCCGTGCGGAGTTTGGCACAAAGCCGATCTGGGTCACCAAGTACCAGGACGATGAACTGTACGCTGCAGGCGAGTTCACGAACCAAAGCCGCCGCGCCGAGGGAGTCGAGACTTGGGTGCGGCGTAAGGACAACGTAGAAAACGAAGACGTCGTCCTTTGGCACA CATTCGGTCTTACCCACAATCCCCGCATTGAGGACTTCCCCGTGATGCCAATGGAGCGCATCAGCATCATGCTGAAGCCCGATGGCTTCTTCAATAAAAACCCTGCTCTTGACGTTCCACAATCCTCCCAAATGTTCAACAAATCTTCACTCCATCCCGAGGAGCTGCCTGCTGCCTGTTGTGCTGGAGCTTCGTCTGCTGGCTCCAAGGCCAAGCTGTACAAGCGCGTTGGCTAG
- a CDS encoding MFS allantoate transporter, putative has protein sequence MTAPTAPVESIPAKFDEKPPHVQSTTGDGALQLLEAGSPSVIDPLASRRLLRKIDLYIMPLICIVYFLQYLDKIAISYASVTGMRESAHLQGNQFNWVSSIFFFGQLAFAFPTMRVMQEFPLAKYVAVNVTIWGTILACMAACKSFASLMVCRTLLGAAEASIVPAWVVFTSQWYRKDEQAFRVGLWFSMCGFAQMFGGYVAYGVATHIGGDPSASLRGWQVIILILGLLTVVTGILFFFLLPDSPLTAGFLSSEEKAMHAERLRGNGQGIGSNVFKKAQVYEALTDPHTWLYAFWVLAANVPNSIATSFGNIMVTGMGFSKTKSLLLVTPMGAYEVVALIGLTYLAMKTQRRLFWCIVGHILAVVGAILMAATDKVPALIGYYLTGGIPLGWTTILGLTSTNVAGSTKKITVSCIQTIAYTVGNIISPQTFQAKDAPGYLPAKISICILYFIVTLDLCLIWWISQRENRRRDQEKEALGEAYVVPENHEFLDLTDRENPEFRYAI, from the coding sequence ATGACAGCTCCAACTGCTCCAGTAGAGAGCATCCCCGCCAAATTCGACGAAAAACCCCCCCATGTCCAATCTACAACAGGCGATGGAGCACTGCAGTTACTGGAAGCCGGTTCGCCGAGCGTCATCGATCCCTTAGCATCTAGGCGACTGTTGCGCAAGATTGATCTGTATATCATGCCACTAATCTGCATCGTATACTTCCTACAATATCTGGATAAGATCGCTATCAGCTATGCCAGCGTCACCGGAATGCGAGAGTCGGCGCACCTTCAAGGCAACCAATTCAACTGGGtgtcgagtatcttctttTTCGGCCAGCTAGCGTTCGCCTTCCCCACAATGCGCGTGATGCAAGAATTCCCCCTGGCAAAGTACGTCGCCGTTAATGTGACTATCTGGGGCACCATTCTGGCCTGCATGGCCGCATGCAAATCATTTGCCTCCCTGATGGTCTGCCGCACGCTTCTTGGCGCCGCAGAGGCATCTATCGTACCCGCCTGGGTAGTCTTCACGTCGCAATGGTACCGGAAGGATGAACAGGCTTTCCGTGTCGGTCTGTGGTTTTCCATGTGTGGATTCGCGCAGATGTTCGGTGGGTACGTCGCATACGGCGTTGCGACTCACATCGGCGGGGATCCTAGCGCCTCCCTGCGGGGTTGGCAGGTCATTATTCTCATCCTGGGTCTGCTCACCGTGGTGACCGgtatcctcttcttcttcctcctgcCCGATTCCCCTCTCACGGCAGGCTTTTTGTCCTCGGAAGAAAAGGCAATGCACGCGGAGCGTCTTCGGGGTAACGGGCAGGGTATCGGAAGCAACGTCTTTAAGAAAGCCCAGGTTTACGAAGCCCTGACCGACCCGCACACCTGGCTCTACGCCTTCTGGGTCCTGGCGGCAAATGTACCGAACTCTATTGCCACGAGTTTTGGAAATATCATGGTAACGGGCATGGGCTTCTCGAAAACGAAAAGCCTTCTGCTTGTAACCCCCATGGGGGCTTATGAGGTGGTGGCACTGATTGGCCTGACCTATCTGGCAATGAAGACACAGCGACGACTCTTCTGGTGCATCGTGGGTCATATTCTGGCTGTCGTAGGTGCGATTTTGATGGCAGCAACCGACAAGGTGCCGGCCCTCATTGGATACTACCTCACGGGAGGCATTCCACTCGGATGGACAACAATTCTTGGTCTCACTAGTACTAATGTGGCTGGCTCAACCAAAAAGATCACCGTGTCCTGCATCCAGACGATTGCCTACACTGTCGGCAATATTATCTCGCCACAGACCTTTCAAGCCAAAGACGCCCCAGGGTATTTGCCCGCCAAGATCTCTATCTGCATCTTGTACTTCATCGTCACACTAGATCTGTGCTTAATCTGGTGGATTTCGCAACGGGAGAACCGCCGCCGTGACCAGGAGAAGGAGGCATTGGGTGAGGCGTATGTGGTTCCAGAGAACCATGAATTTTTGGATCTTACAGACCGGGAGAACCCGGAATTTCGGTATGCGATATGA